TCTTCCAGCGCGTTCTCCCAGGAAAATTCGACTGCCTCGATGGGAAGGTTCCCCGTATAAAAACCGACGGCTTCTGCCAAAGTGCCCACAGCAAACACATCCAGACCCTCGACGACGGCAGCTTCTTCTGCATTCTGAACGGGAACCAGCAACCCCTGCTTGCCTTGTTCGCGCGCCGCAATCGCCATTGATAATGCACCGCGCACCGGACGAATCGTGCCATCCAATGCCAACTCTCCGACAACGGCATAATCCTGAAACCGATCTGAGGCGAGCTGTCCACTGGCAGTCAACAGTCCCAAAGCAATCGGCAAATCAAACGAAGCCGCGTCTTTGGGGAGGTCCGCAGGCGACAGATTGATCACAATCCGATCAATGGGACGATTGTACCCACTATTGACCAAAGCCCGCTCAATTCGATGCGTACTCTCTTTTACAGCAGCTTCTGCCAGCCCCACCAGAATCGTTTTCGGCATCGCCCCAGGAGAGATATCGACTTCGACCTCAACCGGCTTGGCTTCAATGCCAAATAAAGAATAGGTATAGAGCTTGGCCAGCATAAGGATTTTCTTCAGTTCAATATCGCGTTTATTTTGTCCAGTACTCAATTGATCCTCATCATGCTAACCGGAATCAGAACAACAGTCCACATACCCAAAGTCGAACAATCCTGATTTTGAAGCAAAATATTGAGAGATTTGGCAAGAATTCTGCGCCAAACCAGTGATTTTCGACTGATTGACTTTTTTTCATCGTAGTCTTCGACTAAAATACCCGGCCCAATACCGATAACATTCTGCAGGCCTCATCATTCAATATGTGGTCTTGATTTGAAAATTTCGAAGACCATAAAGGATAAAGTCATGGCAAAAACACAACGTAAACTGAAAAAAGCGAATCACGGTCGTCGTCCTGCCAGTGCCAAAGCACGCAAGGCAAAACGGAAGCACATCAAATTCTAATTTGATGTCGCTGGTCGCGTACGACTCCCAAACATGAAAACCTCGCCCTGTGATGATCAGGCGAGGTTTTTTGCTGCGCGGTCACATTTTTTCCGCTTCTCTACGAAAGATCATCTGTTTTCGCGTGAATGATCTCGTTTCTTCCCGCCTCAGATACCAGAGGCCTGCTGCTCCCGGCCGGCATTGAGCCATCTGGAAGAGATCACTCGATTGCGAAGAGACGCACATGAAACGCCCGCAAGAATATCTACTGCGAAATAACACTCCGATTGCCTACCTTTTGACTTGGGCCGGCATTCTGTTTTTTCTATGTCTGATGCCGATCATCGATCAATATCTCGTTGACTATACCCACCATGGTAGTCCATTACGTCAGATTCTCCCCGGTGGACTTGGCCTGATATCCGGGAGTTTGGTCGTCGCAGGAACTCTTATCTTATTCATTTCTTCGCTGCACATTCGGCTCAGTAAGTATCGGCTGCTGAGTGTCCTGCTATCGCTTGTCATATTTGTGTTGCAGTTGGCCGGACAATTGCTGGTCTATTTTTTGATCCTTTACTTTTTTGTCGGCATCGAGCTGTAAGCGGAGGTGGAACACTGAGAGAAATGAAGGCATCGCGAGTCCAGCCTGGCTGGGAAGATACGGATCAGGTCAAACCGAGGCCGACCAGATCTGGGTCGTGTATCTGAGCGGTTTTAATTGCATCTTTCAATTTTCCCACCACAAAGTGCTTATGGTTGGCGACCGCCTGTTCGGAAATCTGCATTTGCATGGCGACCTCTTTATTGGCTTTGCCTGAAACGAACAACTGCTCAATACACTCTAGTCGTTCGAACTCCCCGTTTTGAATCCAGGACAGAATCAGAGCCTGCAGGCTTTCACAAATGACCTGTTCCTCTTTGGATCTCCGCTCTTTACTGCGTGCCAGGCTGGACGCAACCCGCGAGCGACCCGCCGGTTCGCGGTGATTTTCGCGTTCGCCGTTTTCATCGGGAAACAGGGGAATGGTCGGTCGCCTGCCCTGCTTACGGAGCAAATCTGTCAGCTTATGGGAAGCAATCGCAAATAGAAACGACTCTAGAGGCGTTGCGGGATCATAGTTAGGCAGACTGATCAGAAACCCCAGAAACGTTTCCTGAACCACATCTTCACTGCTCGCCGCATTCCGTAGACGGCTGTTAACAAACGCCAGCAGGCGTCCTTCAAATCGTGCAATCAATTCCGCCCAGGCATCCGAGTCGCCGGCTTTGATTTGAGATACCAGAAGTTGATCGGCTTCGTCTATTGGCATGAGTGAATCACAAACTGAACTGAAGGGAAAAAGACTAATGTGATTTCATTGTAGCCGGAGAGTGGGAGGCTCTCAAATACACGGCGATGCTGGCACACAATAGCGTGATCAGCCCCAAGCCGCCTCCTAGCCAGGCGGTCCGTTCATTGCCAACCTTTCGCTTCCATTTTGCAAACAGTGTTTCTCGCACACGAGGAGAATCTTCGATTTCCAGATAGCCTCGGTACATGTTCTGCTTGAGTGGTTCACCATTTTTCAGAACGTCTCCAAAATTATGTTCGACCAGCTGATAGTAACTTCGCCGCAATGCCACCTGACGAACTTCATCCGGGCTGACCTCCAAATTTGCCAGAGGGTAATGTGGATAGCGTAACTGTAGATTCGCTTTCAATTTCAAGCCTGCCTTAGCCAAAGCATCGTACTGTGCTTCACCAACCGTCACAAACAAGCCAGATTCAACAACCAACCGGCTTGATTCCAACAGGTTCTTCTTGTTTTGATGCGTATGATCCAATCCGGAAACTACCCAGTCTGGTAACGGTTTCAGCGGTTCCTTTGTTTTCGCCGTCGCAGGAACAGGGATCTCCGCTTGAGGAGGATCGTGTGGTTTTCGGGCAACGACAGGCGCATCTGATGAAGAGTTCTGTACTAATTCAGGACTGATCACTTTTGTTGCCATTGGTGCATTTCCGTGAAATGACTCACTGCTCATTGCTTCAGCAGATACAAGCTCTGAAGATCTCGAGAGAAAGACATACGGCAGTAAAATTGCCAGTAAAACTAAAAGTACTCCCCCTGCAATCACTGCAGCCATCAGCGCCAGAAAACTCCCGAACGAGAAACCTCGAGCAACTTTGGCAACGATCACCAGGAAGGTTGGAACCAGAATCAGTACCATTAACAGAATAAAAATCCCGATATAATCCGGGGTAACCTCAAGTGGTGCGGTGTTCATTATTTCGTCCCCTTGATCTCAACAACTCGTTGCTCTTCCGGAATCCAGGAAGCCGCCAATTGAACCACACACGAAATGATGGTTGCCCAGCTCAAAGCAACAACGACGGGAAATGCCCAGATTGCGGTAATCACATAGGCCACGAATACGGTTATCAAAACTGAAGTCACTTTAAACTTTCGCGGCCGAAATGAATCGGCGTGCCACCACCAGCGACGAAAACAGAATAGCATTCCAAAGAAAACCATGTAGCCAATCAAACTCGGTTGCCCATCTCCTAAAATTAATGAATACGGACCGATCACATTGAACCAGGGCCTTAATCCCAAATGCATTTCGCGTGACGCAGGCATCGAGGCCATTAAGACATCTGCTTGAATCAGATAGATCAGCGATCCAACAAAAACCCCTGTCACCATCCAGATAATACGACGCGTGCTATTATCGAACGATTTCCCTTCTGTTAATTTTGCTACAACCAATACACTCCAGGCCGCGACGATTGATCCAAACGTAAGTAGAGCCAGGGGAGCGAAATCATTGCCACTCCAGAATCCTCTGGAAATCGATCCATCTGTAAAACACAGAATCCCTGCCATAATCACCAGTGT
This window of the Gimesia fumaroli genome carries:
- a CDS encoding 50S ribosomal protein bL37; this encodes MAKTQRKLKKANHGRRPASAKARKAKRKHIKF
- a CDS encoding RNA polymerase sigma factor; this encodes MPIDEADQLLVSQIKAGDSDAWAELIARFEGRLLAFVNSRLRNAASSEDVVQETFLGFLISLPNYDPATPLESFLFAIASHKLTDLLRKQGRRPTIPLFPDENGERENHREPAGRSRVASSLARSKERRSKEEQVICESLQALILSWIQNGEFERLECIEQLFVSGKANKEVAMQMQISEQAVANHKHFVVGKLKDAIKTAQIHDPDLVGLGLT